One window of the Niallia circulans genome contains the following:
- a CDS encoding mechanosensitive ion channel, translating to MYYNWNWNSFWDKLPDFILAVVVLIIGWIIAKIIEKALYKGLQKTNVDEKIFPDGKPKKYSSEKIISKIVFYLLLVFVFTLFFNILNLTVITSPLVNLLSTILGAIPNILKAALILLIAWVVASGLKYLIKKTGSTLKVHERLQKWNLAEKNNPQNIMDKVANIVFYLILLLFLPAILGALNLYGVSEPFANMLQNMLAFLPKLLAAALIVLVGWFVAKIVRTILTNFLQAIGTEALAKRLGINKLLDNVSISSVIGNIVFIFILIPTVISALEKLDIQGISQPAINMLNDILTMIPNIATAIILILIGIWIGKWVKQMVVTLLVKLSLDTYVRKMGINANTSISNIIGTIVQILIVFLLAVQALNIVGLEFLVTLSTAVIAYLPMVIAAIVIIGVGLWLGYLVQKLLSSVLQGGHFKVLPVIAKYAIITLSVFMALDQLKVASSIVNAAFILILGGLALAFGLAFGLGGREFAKKRLDKLDRKMEQTSIQKPNDDNTLNS from the coding sequence ATGTACTATAACTGGAATTGGAATTCCTTTTGGGACAAGCTACCTGATTTTATTCTAGCAGTGGTCGTTTTAATTATCGGGTGGATTATTGCAAAAATTATAGAAAAAGCCCTCTATAAAGGACTGCAAAAAACAAATGTAGATGAGAAAATTTTCCCGGACGGAAAACCCAAAAAATATTCATCTGAAAAGATAATTAGTAAGATCGTATTCTATCTATTATTGGTTTTTGTCTTTACCCTATTCTTTAATATACTAAATTTAACGGTAATTACTTCTCCGTTAGTAAATCTGCTTTCCACCATTCTAGGAGCAATTCCAAATATTTTAAAGGCTGCATTAATTCTATTAATTGCCTGGGTAGTTGCTTCCGGATTAAAGTATCTTATTAAAAAGACAGGAAGCACTCTAAAGGTTCATGAGAGATTACAGAAATGGAATCTTGCAGAAAAGAATAACCCACAAAACATAATGGATAAAGTAGCTAACATTGTATTCTATTTAATACTATTGTTATTCTTACCTGCTATCCTAGGTGCCCTTAACTTATATGGTGTTTCTGAACCATTTGCGAATATGCTTCAAAACATGCTTGCTTTCTTACCAAAACTTTTAGCAGCAGCATTAATCGTTTTAGTAGGCTGGTTTGTTGCAAAAATAGTACGTACAATTCTAACAAACTTCCTACAAGCAATCGGCACAGAAGCCTTAGCTAAACGCTTAGGTATTAACAAGCTTCTTGATAATGTAAGCATATCTTCTGTTATCGGGAACATTGTGTTCATTTTCATTCTCATCCCAACTGTTATTTCAGCGCTTGAGAAATTAGACATTCAAGGAATTTCTCAACCAGCTATTAACATGTTAAATGATATTCTAACAATGATTCCTAATATTGCGACAGCCATTATCCTTATCTTAATTGGTATTTGGATAGGCAAATGGGTAAAACAAATGGTTGTTACTTTATTAGTTAAACTAAGCTTAGATACCTATGTAAGAAAAATGGGTATAAACGCTAATACTAGTATTTCCAACATTATTGGGACAATTGTTCAAATTCTGATTGTTTTCTTATTAGCTGTACAAGCTTTAAATATTGTCGGACTTGAATTTTTAGTTACACTTTCTACCGCTGTTATTGCTTACTTACCAATGGTGATTGCTGCTATTGTCATTATTGGCGTCGGCTTATGGCTAGGTTATCTCGTACAGAAACTACTAAGCAGCGTTTTACAAGGCGGTCACTTTAAAGTGTTACCGGTTATCGCTAAATATGCGATTATCACTTTGTCTGTCTTTATGGCACTTGACCAATTAAAAGTAGCTTCTTCTATTGTCAATGCTGCCTTTATCTTAATCCTTGGCGGTCTTGCATTAGCATTTGGTCTTGCCTTTGGACTCGGCGGCAGAGAATTTGCTAAAAAACGTTTAGATAAACTGGATAGAAAAATGGAACAAACTTCTATTCAAAAACCAAATGATGATAATACTTTAAATAGCTAA
- a CDS encoding potassium channel family protein, with the protein MKKQFVVIGLGSFGGSLVEEFHKMGAEVLAIDQSLEKVEKYRPFATLCVQMTTLTEASLTQIGIRNFDHAFVSFGDDVESSTLTTMLLKEMGLSKVWVKAADVYHKRVLEKIGADRVIHPEQDMAKRIAHHVVSDSMIDYIELSKEHGIVEMVASPKIHNKSILDLDVRANYGCTIIGIQRAGETIVSPSANEVIHQGDILIMVGSNDCLYRFEEKALR; encoded by the coding sequence ATGAAAAAACAATTTGTTGTGATAGGATTAGGCAGTTTTGGTGGTAGTTTAGTGGAAGAATTTCATAAAATGGGGGCGGAAGTATTAGCCATTGATCAATCTCTCGAGAAAGTGGAAAAATATCGACCTTTCGCTACCCTTTGTGTGCAAATGACAACTCTTACAGAGGCATCACTAACGCAAATCGGTATTCGGAATTTCGATCATGCTTTTGTTTCGTTTGGAGATGACGTCGAGTCTAGCACCCTTACGACCATGCTGTTAAAAGAGATGGGTCTTAGCAAAGTCTGGGTGAAGGCGGCCGATGTCTATCATAAACGCGTTTTAGAAAAAATCGGTGCTGACCGCGTCATTCATCCAGAACAGGATATGGCAAAAAGAATTGCCCACCATGTTGTTTCTGATAGTATGATTGATTATATTGAGCTTTCAAAAGAACACGGAATTGTGGAAATGGTAGCTTCTCCGAAAATACATAATAAGTCGATTTTAGATTTAGATGTCCGTGCTAATTATGGCTGTACTATTATTGGCATCCAACGAGCAGGAGAAACAATTGTCTCTCCATCCGCAAATGAAGTAATCCATCAGGGCGATATTCTCATTATGGTTGGCAGTAATGACTGTTTATATAGATTCGAAGAAAAAGCATTAAGATAA
- a CDS encoding Dps family protein has protein sequence MGLQTKVELQKELNVQIANWSVLYTKLHQHHWYVKGPFFFTLHEKFEELYDEAGEAVDELAERLLAIGGKPVSTLKEFIETSTLQESTEKRSANDMVKSLVEDYSHINTQLKALAAHADELEDVITNDLAIDLIGKIEKHLWMLTAYLSE, from the coding sequence ATGGGATTACAAACAAAAGTAGAATTACAAAAAGAACTAAACGTACAAATTGCTAACTGGAGCGTATTATACACAAAACTACATCAACATCATTGGTATGTAAAAGGACCATTTTTCTTCACACTTCATGAAAAATTTGAAGAGTTATATGACGAAGCTGGTGAAGCAGTAGATGAACTTGCAGAGCGCTTGCTTGCTATTGGCGGTAAACCTGTTTCTACATTAAAAGAATTTATCGAAACTTCCACTTTACAAGAAAGTACGGAAAAACGATCTGCAAATGATATGGTGAAATCTTTAGTAGAGGATTATAGCCATATTAATACACAATTAAAAGCACTAGCAGCACATGCAGATGAATTAGAAGATGTGATTACTAATGATTTAGCTATTGATTTAATTGGCAAAATCGAAAAACATTTATGGATGTTAACTGCATATCTTTCTGAATAA
- a CDS encoding FtsW/RodA/SpoVE family cell cycle protein, with protein sequence MRTRNVFSERFDWTLCLLLMLFCLVSSIAIYSANAAYLQSQIMWYVIGAVVIAIIMYFDNEQIQQITWILYGIGAVLLIGLLVAPETAFTPRRGGAQSWYVIPHIGSIQPSEYMKVFYILAIAKVINNHNVKTIHKSLRTDFILMGKLAIVAGVPIALVILQDFGTTLVLMAILIGMMLVSGISWKLLIPLYGAAAAFGSIVLYLAIFGRELLEKYLGVDPYQFARVNSWLDPHNAGDDGLQLVKSLMAIGSGLIGGKGLGKEEVYIPERHTDFIFTIIGEEYGFIGGSIVIILYFLLIFHLVRTALQTANPYSIYISVGVISMITFHVFENIGMTIQLLPITGIPLPFISYGGSSLMCNLMAMGLIFSIRYHHKSYMFSSKSLSF encoded by the coding sequence ATGAGAACAAGAAATGTTTTTTCTGAAAGATTTGATTGGACATTATGTCTTTTGCTTATGTTATTTTGTCTAGTTAGCAGTATTGCTATATACAGCGCGAACGCTGCTTACTTACAATCACAAATTATGTGGTATGTTATTGGCGCGGTTGTAATTGCCATTATTATGTATTTTGATAATGAACAGATTCAACAAATCACTTGGATTTTGTATGGAATAGGGGCCGTTTTATTAATCGGTCTTCTAGTTGCTCCAGAAACGGCATTTACTCCACGCAGAGGCGGAGCGCAAAGTTGGTATGTCATTCCCCATATTGGCAGTATTCAACCGTCTGAATATATGAAGGTCTTTTATATTTTAGCGATTGCTAAAGTTATAAATAATCATAATGTCAAAACCATTCATAAATCTCTGCGAACAGATTTTATTTTGATGGGTAAACTGGCGATTGTAGCTGGTGTTCCAATAGCATTAGTCATTTTGCAGGATTTTGGGACTACACTCGTGTTAATGGCTATTTTAATTGGAATGATGCTAGTCTCAGGAATTTCATGGAAACTGCTCATTCCTTTATATGGTGCTGCTGCTGCATTTGGTTCCATTGTTTTATACTTAGCTATCTTCGGAAGAGAACTATTAGAAAAATATCTAGGAGTAGATCCCTATCAATTCGCTCGTGTTAATTCCTGGCTCGACCCTCATAATGCTGGCGATGATGGCTTACAGTTAGTCAAATCACTGATGGCGATAGGCTCTGGGCTTATTGGTGGTAAGGGCTTAGGAAAAGAGGAAGTGTATATTCCCGAAAGACATACAGACTTTATTTTTACGATTATTGGGGAGGAGTATGGATTTATTGGCGGCAGTATTGTCATTATTCTTTATTTTCTTTTAATATTCCACCTAGTTCGAACTGCATTGCAAACAGCCAATCCCTACAGTATTTATATCAGCGTCGGCGTTATTAGTATGATTACATTCCACGTTTTTGAGAATATCGGAATGACTATACAATTATTGCCGATAACAGGGATTCCCCTTCCATTTATAAGTTATGGGGGCAGCTCTCTAATGTGCAATTTGATGGCAATGGGACTCATATTTAGTATTCGTTATCACCATAAATCTTATATGTTTTCTTCTAAATCCCTCTCTTTCTAA
- the mgtE gene encoding magnesium transporter — translation MIHKMTENQITLHIIQTLKDNKKSEFESIVDELQPYDIAQIYESLPDKHRARFLLFLKVDLLAHLLEELDKEEQLEVLNTLGMDKTGKVLDLMDNDDLASLLNELAPERIKELLSGMKKEESIIVQNLMNYPDETAGRLMTNRFVWIRDYYTTREAVDKLKSFADFAETLSYLYVIDQNRKLVGVVSYRDLLIAEPQDKIRDIMYERVISVTVDQDQEEVAQTIQKYDFLAIPVVNEENILMGIVTVDDMIDVVFQEANEDIEKLSASGKSIDFDTKASVAAYRRLPWLILLLFIGVVSGSIISNYEDVLTKVVALSFFMPMISGMTGNTGTQSLAVVVRGLISNTINKAVVTKLIFRELLVGLIIGITCGVIITIIAYVWQSDLMLGLVVGLSLICTLIIGTLSGTIIPIILYKLNIDPAVASGPLITTLNDIFSLFIYFGIAQIFLAHLM, via the coding sequence ATGATACACAAAATGACAGAAAATCAGATCACACTTCACATCATTCAGACACTAAAAGATAATAAAAAATCTGAATTTGAATCCATCGTTGATGAGCTACAACCATATGATATAGCTCAAATTTATGAGAGTCTCCCCGATAAGCACAGGGCTCGTTTTTTGCTTTTCTTAAAAGTCGACTTATTAGCCCATCTCTTGGAGGAATTGGATAAAGAGGAACAGCTGGAAGTTCTAAATACATTAGGAATGGACAAAACAGGGAAGGTTCTAGATTTAATGGACAATGATGACCTAGCTTCCCTTTTAAATGAACTAGCACCAGAAAGAATTAAAGAACTCCTTTCTGGAATGAAAAAAGAAGAATCCATTATTGTCCAAAACTTAATGAACTACCCAGATGAAACCGCTGGACGTCTTATGACCAATCGTTTTGTTTGGATTCGTGATTACTACACTACGCGTGAAGCTGTCGATAAACTAAAGTCGTTTGCAGATTTCGCGGAAACTTTAAGCTATTTATACGTCATTGATCAGAATAGAAAATTAGTTGGTGTTGTTTCCTATCGTGATCTTTTGATTGCTGAACCCCAGGACAAAATTCGTGACATTATGTATGAACGGGTTATTAGTGTCACAGTGGATCAGGACCAAGAAGAAGTAGCCCAAACCATCCAAAAATATGATTTCTTAGCCATTCCCGTTGTCAATGAAGAAAACATCTTAATGGGAATTGTTACAGTTGATGATATGATTGATGTCGTTTTTCAAGAAGCAAATGAAGATATCGAAAAGCTTTCTGCTTCAGGTAAATCAATAGACTTTGATACAAAAGCATCTGTTGCAGCTTACAGAAGACTTCCTTGGTTAATCTTGCTGCTTTTTATCGGGGTTGTATCTGGCAGTATTATCAGCAATTATGAGGATGTTCTTACAAAGGTTGTAGCATTATCTTTTTTCATGCCGATGATTTCTGGAATGACTGGGAACACGGGAACACAATCATTAGCCGTTGTCGTTCGTGGACTTATTTCTAATACAATTAATAAAGCAGTTGTAACAAAACTGATTTTCAGGGAATTATTAGTTGGTTTGATCATTGGGATAACCTGCGGTGTTATTATTACGATTATTGCCTATGTCTGGCAAAGCGATCTCATGCTTGGCTTAGTTGTTGGTCTTTCTTTAATTTGCACACTTATCATCGGAACACTATCTGGTACTATTATTCCAATCATTCTTTATAAGTTAAATATTGACCCAGCAGTAGCCTCTGGACCTTTGATTACAACTCTTAATGATATATTTTCGTTATTTATTTACTTCGGAATCGCACAAATTTTCCTTGCCCATTTAATGTGA
- a CDS encoding 5'-deoxyadenosine deaminase: protein MGNMLIKNAQIVTMNQAEEIITGDIYIEGNIIKEIGENLKKNHVDKMIDATNRTVIPGFVQTHIHLCQTLFRGKGDDLELMDWLKQRIWPLEAAHDEESIYYSAMLGIGELLESGTTTIVDMETVHHTEHAFHALAESGIRAVSGKVMMDKGDEVPLALQELTAESIQQSVDLLEKWDGFDNGRIQYAFSPRFVVSCTEELLKEVKILSDKYGVKVHTHASENKGEIQIVQKETGMRNVVYLDHLGLANDRLILAHCIWLDEEEKRIIQEKGVHVSHCPGSNLKLASGIADTHHLTCNHVSVSLGADGAPCNNNLDMFNEMRLAALIQKPIHGPTAMDARTVFRMATLGGAKAVGLEKEIGSLEIGKRADLAILNLQNFHTFPSYDVDPISRIVYSATRADVETTIIDGRIVMENKIMKTIDKSIVLKEADKSIKRLLSKTTIN, encoded by the coding sequence ATGGGAAATATGTTAATCAAAAATGCACAGATAGTAACAATGAATCAAGCAGAAGAAATTATAACCGGAGATATTTATATAGAAGGGAATATCATTAAGGAAATAGGGGAGAATCTTAAAAAAAATCACGTAGATAAAATGATTGATGCGACAAATAGAACGGTAATTCCTGGGTTTGTTCAGACTCATATTCACTTATGCCAGACACTTTTTCGCGGAAAAGGGGATGATCTTGAGCTAATGGATTGGCTTAAACAAAGAATCTGGCCACTTGAGGCTGCTCATGACGAGGAATCTATTTATTATTCCGCCATGCTTGGTATTGGAGAGCTACTGGAAAGCGGGACAACAACGATTGTTGATATGGAAACCGTTCATCATACGGAACATGCTTTTCACGCACTTGCAGAAAGCGGAATCCGGGCTGTTTCTGGAAAGGTAATGATGGATAAAGGGGATGAAGTCCCCTTAGCATTGCAGGAATTAACAGCGGAGTCTATTCAACAGAGTGTAGATTTATTAGAAAAATGGGATGGCTTTGATAATGGAAGAATTCAATATGCCTTTTCGCCAAGATTTGTGGTTTCTTGTACGGAAGAGCTATTGAAAGAGGTGAAGATTCTTTCAGATAAATATGGTGTAAAAGTGCACACCCATGCCTCAGAAAATAAGGGGGAAATTCAAATCGTGCAAAAAGAAACAGGTATGAGGAATGTGGTGTACTTAGACCATCTCGGTTTAGCAAATGACCGCTTGATATTGGCGCATTGTATTTGGCTGGATGAAGAAGAAAAGCGGATTATTCAAGAGAAGGGTGTCCATGTTAGTCATTGTCCCGGCTCTAATTTAAAGCTAGCATCAGGGATAGCTGACACACATCATCTTACTTGCAATCATGTTTCCGTCAGTTTAGGGGCAGATGGGGCTCCGTGTAATAATAACTTGGATATGTTTAATGAAATGAGGTTGGCTGCACTTATTCAAAAGCCAATACATGGACCAACAGCGATGGATGCGAGAACAGTGTTCCGCATGGCAACTTTAGGTGGAGCAAAAGCAGTCGGACTCGAAAAAGAAATTGGCAGTCTGGAAATTGGCAAGCGAGCAGATTTAGCGATTTTAAACCTGCAAAATTTTCATACCTTTCCGTCCTATGATGTGGATCCTATCTCAAGAATTGTCTATTCCGCCACACGAGCAGATGTAGAAACAACCATTATAGACGGTAGAATAGTAATGGAAAATAAAATCATGAAAACAATAGATAAAAGTATTGTGCTAAAAGAAGCGGATAAAAGTATAAAAAGATTGTTAAGCAAAACAACCATAAATTGA
- the sfsA gene encoding DNA/RNA nuclease SfsA, whose product MSGNIMVSFPAALKKMTFVERPNRFILHCYDQETEEIEKVHLADPGRLIELLVEGAVIYVLPSMNPNRKTKWTAVYVEANGLLVSINTTYPNKLVELMLKKAMIEELSAYHWVKSEYTYGSSRWDFLLEDRKNNQLLLEVKSVTLASDGIGMFPDAVTKRGSKHVQELTAIASEGIIKTAILFVVQREDVEIVTGAAAIDPVFAKSLEEAAHAGVQLLSYTCILSEQGIALGHAVPVDPFFKL is encoded by the coding sequence ATGAGTGGAAATATAATGGTAAGCTTTCCGGCAGCATTAAAGAAAATGACGTTTGTGGAGCGCCCAAATCGGTTTATTTTACATTGTTATGATCAGGAAACAGAAGAAATAGAAAAGGTCCATTTGGCAGATCCAGGGCGGCTGATCGAACTTTTAGTTGAAGGGGCTGTGATTTATGTTCTGCCGAGCATGAATCCTAATCGGAAGACAAAGTGGACGGCTGTGTATGTGGAAGCAAATGGATTGCTTGTGTCAATTAATACTACCTATCCTAATAAGTTAGTCGAATTAATGTTAAAGAAAGCCATGATAGAGGAGCTTTCTGCTTATCATTGGGTTAAGTCTGAATATACGTATGGCAGCTCACGATGGGATTTCTTATTAGAAGATAGGAAAAACAATCAGCTACTTCTCGAAGTAAAGAGTGTCACCTTAGCGAGCGATGGAATTGGCATGTTTCCAGACGCTGTTACTAAAAGGGGTTCTAAGCATGTGCAAGAATTAACTGCTATTGCAAGTGAAGGAATAATAAAAACAGCTATTTTATTTGTTGTGCAAAGAGAAGACGTGGAAATAGTGACAGGAGCAGCTGCAATTGATCCAGTTTTCGCAAAAAGCTTGGAAGAAGCTGCACATGCTGGGGTGCAATTATTAAGCTACACTTGCATATTATCAGAGCAGGGAATTGCATTGGGCCATGCGGTTCCGGTCGATCCTTTTTTTAAACTTTAG
- a CDS encoding ABC transporter substrate-binding protein, with amino-acid sequence MKKLYSILLAMLLVVGVLAGCGETKTENKHNKEKATTEQTSFPVTIKDGLDQEVVIEEKPEKIVSLMPSNTEIVFALGLGKELVGVSDFDNYPKEATEKEKVGGMDFNVEKIISLNPDVVLAHASSAHNSTEGLQQIRDAGIDVVVVNDATSFEDVYKSMVMIGQATGTEKEANKLVADMKEKLGAIKEKAAAISDSDKKAVYIEVNAEPNLFTTGKKTFMQEMLDTIRANNIISEEGWIQVDQEAVIGANPDVIITTYGAYSEKSPLEQISSRKGWEKINAVKEKQIIDVDSDMVTRSGPRLVEGVEAVAKAVYPDVFK; translated from the coding sequence ATGAAAAAGTTGTATTCCATACTGTTAGCGATGCTGCTCGTTGTTGGAGTGCTTGCTGGATGTGGAGAAACGAAGACGGAAAATAAGCATAATAAAGAAAAAGCTACTACAGAACAGACTAGCTTTCCTGTCACCATTAAGGATGGATTGGATCAAGAAGTAGTAATCGAAGAAAAACCAGAAAAGATAGTTTCCTTAATGCCTAGCAATACGGAAATCGTATTTGCGCTTGGGCTGGGAAAGGAGTTAGTTGGAGTTAGTGACTTTGATAACTATCCAAAAGAAGCGACGGAAAAAGAGAAGGTAGGCGGGATGGATTTTAATGTGGAGAAAATAATCTCTCTAAATCCAGATGTAGTGTTAGCACATGCATCGAGCGCCCATAATTCTACGGAAGGCTTGCAGCAAATCAGGGATGCAGGCATTGATGTTGTTGTTGTGAATGATGCCACTTCTTTTGAAGATGTTTATAAAAGCATGGTCATGATTGGACAAGCCACTGGAACAGAGAAAGAGGCAAATAAGCTTGTAGCTGATATGAAAGAAAAGTTAGGTGCTATCAAGGAGAAAGCAGCAGCCATTTCCGATAGTGATAAAAAGGCAGTTTACATAGAAGTAAACGCGGAACCAAATTTATTTACAACTGGTAAAAAGACATTTATGCAAGAGATGCTAGACACTATTCGTGCAAATAACATCATTTCTGAGGAAGGTTGGATTCAAGTGGATCAAGAGGCAGTAATTGGAGCTAATCCGGATGTTATTATTACTACTTATGGTGCCTACTCAGAAAAAAGTCCACTCGAGCAAATTAGCTCGAGAAAAGGCTGGGAAAAGATAAATGCAGTGAAAGAAAAGCAAATAATAGATGTAGATTCTGACATGGTAACTCGTTCTGGTCCTCGCCTAGTTGAAGGAGTAGAGGCAGTTGCCAAAGCGGTGTATCCGGATGTTTTTAAATAA
- a CDS encoding FecCD family ABC transporter permease, giving the protein MFLNKRKAAYVYAAFFLLFAIVMGIAIGTISVPILSVVKILASYIGPESILTNVNPMHVNIVQNIRLPRVLLAGLVGASLSIAGAAFQGLLRNPLADPYTLGVSSGASVGAVITLFFHFTIPFLGGLTLPFMSVLFSFLTILFVVFFAKKMDPAMRVETIILTGIIIGSFLSAFISLMIALTGNELRQIIGWLLGSVSMRGWEYIKIILPFFVVGSGLLLSQGKELNALAFGEERAQHLGIHVQRRKMVILLAGSMLTGAAVAVSGTIGFVGLVIPHFVRIIVGPDHRHLMGVSLFAGSGFMILADLLARTIISPTELPIGVITAIVGAPVFAGLLLRRRKRSLK; this is encoded by the coding sequence ATGTTTTTAAATAAAAGAAAAGCGGCTTATGTTTATGCCGCTTTTTTTCTCCTATTTGCGATTGTGATGGGAATAGCCATTGGAACGATCTCTGTCCCTATTTTATCTGTAGTGAAAATATTAGCAAGCTACATTGGACCAGAAAGCATATTAACGAATGTCAATCCCATGCATGTTAATATAGTTCAAAATATTCGCCTCCCTAGAGTGCTTTTGGCAGGACTGGTCGGTGCCAGTCTTTCCATAGCGGGAGCTGCATTTCAGGGATTATTAAGAAATCCATTGGCAGACCCATATACACTTGGGGTTTCATCTGGAGCATCGGTTGGAGCCGTTATTACGTTATTTTTCCACTTTACCATTCCGTTTCTTGGCGGATTGACTTTGCCATTTATGAGTGTATTATTCTCCTTTCTGACGATATTATTTGTCGTTTTTTTTGCAAAAAAAATGGATCCCGCCATGCGGGTTGAGACAATTATTTTAACGGGTATCATTATTGGTTCTTTTCTAAGTGCATTTATTTCTCTTATGATTGCATTAACAGGGAACGAACTACGCCAAATTATAGGCTGGTTACTTGGCAGTGTCTCTATGAGAGGGTGGGAATACATTAAAATTATCCTGCCTTTCTTTGTAGTTGGTTCCGGTCTTCTTCTTTCGCAAGGAAAGGAATTAAATGCTTTAGCATTTGGCGAAGAAAGAGCCCAGCATTTAGGGATCCATGTACAGAGAAGAAAAATGGTTATTTTGCTGGCTGGCTCCATGTTAACAGGTGCGGCTGTTGCTGTATCTGGTACGATCGGATTTGTGGGCCTTGTGATTCCACACTTTGTCCGGATTATCGTAGGTCCTGATCACAGACATTTAATGGGAGTCTCTCTTTTTGCTGGCAGTGGTTTTATGATTTTGGCTGACTTATTGGCTAGGACGATTATTTCTCCGACAGAACTCCCGATAGGGGTCATAACAGCTATAGTAGGTGCTCCAGTGTTTGCAGGGTTATTACTGAGAAGAAGGAAGAGGAGTTTAAAATAA
- a CDS encoding heme ABC transporter ATP-binding protein yields MLNVRNLFFQYETKQILEDISFSVNKGEMIGILGPNGSGKTTLMKIISGILTPRVGQVEIKGTSIDQYKTKELAKVVAVLSQHVNESFSYTVREIVSLGRYAHQSGLFQSWTSKDEEVITRVMKQTGVFVYQDKSIHALSGGEKQRVYLAQALAQEPEILLLDEPTNHLDLSYQKELLDSLREWSREEGLTIVCIFHDLNLAGLYCDRLLLLHDGKVEVDAPPSDVLQEKRVKRIYKTNVKSTFHPSRPASQIALVPRELKRKKVQIDTTAITITSERVEMKAPFPLYTLSSGVTGAGMGWYKNFVNRHVDKTYCCEDYQKDMDNYLLQNGFSPQETVGMMTAVHTEDATYQLLERADFSVMIVVTGGVGNAVDAAKTNEHSSSLNPGTINIWIFVNGKLSEQAFLQSAITATEAKAAVLRDRKTKDMETGTIATGTSTDSISVAATQVGTYLEFAGTITALGKCIAEGVYHCLTTSLDKRDRRLAAK; encoded by the coding sequence ATGCTGAATGTACGAAATCTCTTTTTTCAATATGAAACAAAACAAATTTTGGAGGATATTTCTTTTTCTGTGAATAAAGGGGAAATGATTGGTATCCTTGGGCCAAATGGCAGTGGGAAAACGACTTTAATGAAAATTATCAGCGGTATTTTAACACCGCGAGTAGGACAGGTGGAGATAAAGGGCACATCCATTGACCAGTATAAAACGAAGGAATTAGCAAAGGTAGTCGCCGTGCTTTCTCAGCATGTGAATGAATCATTTTCCTATACTGTTCGAGAAATTGTATCGCTCGGGAGGTATGCACATCAATCGGGGCTGTTTCAATCCTGGACTTCTAAAGATGAAGAAGTGATCACCCGAGTAATGAAACAAACGGGGGTCTTTGTTTATCAAGACAAGTCTATTCATGCATTGTCTGGCGGGGAAAAGCAGCGCGTTTATTTGGCTCAGGCCCTGGCACAAGAGCCAGAAATCCTTCTGTTAGATGAACCTACTAACCATTTGGATCTATCCTACCAGAAGGAGTTATTGGATAGCTTAAGAGAATGGAGCAGGGAAGAAGGCCTGACAATTGTTTGTATTTTTCATGATTTAAACTTGGCAGGATTATATTGCGATCGACTCCTTTTATTACATGATGGAAAAGTAGAAGTAGATGCCCCTCCTTCTGATGTATTGCAAGAAAAAAGAGTGAAAAGAATCTATAAGACAAATGTGAAAAGTACTTTTCATCCAAGCAGACCAGCTTCTCAAATAGCGCTTGTGCCAAGAGAGCTAAAGAGAAAGAAAGTTCAAATAGATACAACGGCAATTACTATTACTTCAGAAAGAGTAGAAATGAAGGCTCCTTTCCCATTATACACGCTTTCATCTGGCGTAACGGGTGCCGGGATGGGCTGGTATAAAAACTTTGTAAACCGCCATGTAGATAAGACATACTGCTGCGAGGATTACCAGAAAGACATGGACAATTATTTGCTTCAAAATGGCTTTAGCCCACAAGAGACAGTCGGAATGATGACAGCTGTTCATACAGAAGATGCAACCTATCAGTTATTGGAGCGAGCGGATTTCTCTGTCATGATTGTGGTAACAGGTGGAGTAGGAAATGCTGTCGATGCAGCTAAGACGAACGAGCATTCATCCTCTTTAAATCCAGGGACGATTAATATTTGGATTTTTGTTAACGGGAAATTATCAGAGCAAGCCTTTTTGCAAAGTGCCATTACTGCTACCGAAGCAAAAGCAGCCGTCTTGCGTGATCGGAAAACAAAGGATATGGAAACAGGAACTATTGCAACAGGTACATCAACAGATAGTATATCGGTCGCTGCCACTCAAGTAGGAACATATCTTGAATTTGCCGGTACGATTACGGCGCTTGGAAAGTGTATAGCAGAAGGGGTCTATCACTGTTTAACAACGTCATTAGATAAAAGGGATAGGAGGCTGGCAGCTAAATGA